A single genomic interval of Bradyrhizobium sp. AZCC 1693 harbors:
- the bufA2 gene encoding BufA2 family periplasmic bufferin-type metallophore — protein sequence MKMTSKSGAAIAAAAATLFLAGATMSTVTYAAGEGKCVGANACKGQSACKGGNHACKGQNACKGQGFSEMTKEKCAAAKGKFTPS from the coding sequence ATGAAGATGACTTCCAAGTCCGGCGCCGCCATTGCCGCCGCTGCAGCCACCCTGTTCCTGGCGGGCGCCACCATGTCGACCGTGACCTATGCCGCCGGCGAAGGAAAGTGCGTCGGCGCCAACGCCTGCAAGGGCCAGAGCGCCTGCAAGGGCGGCAATCATGCCTGCAAGGGACAGAACGCCTGCAAGGGGCAGGGCTTCTCGGAGATGACCAAGGAGAAGTGTGCCGCGGCCAAGGGCAAGTTCACGCCGTCCTAG
- the bufA2 gene encoding BufA2 family periplasmic bufferin-type metallophore, whose amino-acid sequence MKLNSKSGATLAAAAATLFLAGSVVSTVSTPANAAQGKCMAGNACKGQSACKGSANACKGQNACKGTGFSMAGEKQCAAMGAKFVKG is encoded by the coding sequence ATGAAGTTGAATTCCAAATCCGGTGCGACGCTCGCCGCTGCCGCCGCCACCCTGTTCCTCGCGGGCTCGGTGGTGTCGACGGTGTCGACGCCGGCGAACGCCGCCCAGGGCAAGTGCATGGCCGGCAACGCCTGCAAGGGCCAGAGCGCCTGCAAGGGCTCCGCGAATGCCTGCAAGGGCCAGAACGCCTGCAAGGGCACCGGCTTCTCGATGGCTGGCGAAAAGCAGTGCGCCGCCATGGGCGCCAAGTTCGTCAAGGGTTGA
- a CDS encoding thioredoxin domain-containing protein has product MKLVRLADFVALAAFAVSPSFASDGPRWSEWSDDLFTRAQAEQRFVILDLEAVWCHWCHVMEKTTYANPEVRELLAAKYLPVRVDQDANPDLSSRYGDWGWPATIVFGPDGTEIAKIRGYIEPERMQALLKAIIDDPSPGPSVGEAFEVKPSTSAFLDKEQRAALTKNVDESYEEKLGGWGENQKYIDADSMDLAITRAEAGDATAIKRARQTLDAAIALIDPVWGGVYQYSEAGSWTHAHFEKIMSFQAQYLRQYSQAYALWKDPKYLAAARNIERYLAEFLTSPDGAFHVSQDADLNHDTDGHKYYALSDSERRKLGMPRIDKNLYARENGWAISGLAAYYNVTNDPKALAIAERAAKWVIDNRALPDGGFRHGEKDRGGPFLGDTLAMGQAFLDLYAATGNRDWLTAAAKAGDFVATFRDEAGGFATSKTAEGKTGVLAKPAKLIDDQVQVARFMNLLNRYFGNEGYREQAAHAMRYLASASAGMMRPLPGILLADEELAVEPTHMTIVGHKDDARAKNLHALARALPARYKRLEWLDLREGKLPNPDVEYPDLGEPAAFACSNRICSFPSFNAEELRATVAQMAKLKPVRG; this is encoded by the coding sequence ATGAAACTCGTCCGCCTTGCCGACTTCGTCGCCCTCGCCGCATTTGCCGTGTCTCCGTCGTTCGCTTCGGACGGACCCAGATGGAGTGAATGGAGCGACGACCTGTTCACCCGCGCGCAGGCCGAGCAGCGCTTCGTCATTCTCGATCTCGAGGCGGTGTGGTGCCACTGGTGCCATGTCATGGAGAAGACGACCTACGCCAATCCCGAAGTCAGGGAATTGCTGGCCGCGAAATATCTGCCGGTGCGGGTCGATCAGGACGCCAACCCCGATCTGTCGAGCCGCTACGGCGACTGGGGCTGGCCGGCGACCATCGTGTTCGGCCCCGACGGCACCGAGATCGCCAAGATCAGGGGATATATCGAGCCGGAGCGGATGCAGGCGCTGCTGAAAGCCATCATCGACGATCCGTCGCCCGGACCGTCGGTCGGCGAAGCCTTCGAGGTGAAGCCGTCGACCTCCGCCTTCCTCGACAAAGAACAGCGCGCCGCGTTGACCAAGAATGTCGACGAATCCTACGAGGAAAAACTCGGCGGCTGGGGCGAGAACCAGAAATACATCGACGCCGACAGCATGGATCTGGCGATCACCCGCGCCGAAGCCGGCGACGCCACCGCGATCAAGCGCGCCCGGCAGACCTTGGATGCCGCCATTGCGTTGATCGATCCGGTCTGGGGCGGCGTGTACCAGTATTCCGAAGCGGGCTCCTGGACCCATGCGCATTTCGAAAAGATCATGTCGTTTCAGGCGCAATATCTCCGGCAGTACAGCCAGGCCTACGCGCTGTGGAAGGATCCGAAATATCTTGCCGCCGCGCGCAACATCGAACGCTATCTCGCGGAATTTCTGACCAGCCCTGACGGTGCGTTCCATGTCAGCCAGGACGCCGATCTCAACCACGATACCGACGGGCACAAATACTACGCGCTATCGGACAGCGAGCGCCGCAAACTGGGCATGCCGCGCATCGACAAGAATTTATACGCGCGCGAAAATGGCTGGGCCATTTCAGGACTTGCCGCCTACTACAACGTCACCAACGATCCCAAGGCGCTGGCGATCGCCGAACGCGCGGCGAAATGGGTGATCGACAACCGCGCGCTGCCGGATGGCGGTTTCCGTCACGGCGAGAAGGATCGCGGCGGGCCATTTCTCGGCGATACGCTCGCGATGGGCCAGGCCTTCCTCGATCTCTATGCCGCCACCGGAAATCGCGACTGGCTCACGGCAGCCGCCAAGGCCGGCGATTTCGTCGCGACCTTCCGCGATGAGGCCGGCGGCTTCGCGACCTCGAAGACCGCCGAAGGCAAGACCGGCGTGCTCGCAAAACCCGCCAAGCTGATCGACGACCAGGTGCAGGTCGCAAGATTCATGAACCTGCTCAACCGCTACTTCGGCAACGAAGGCTATCGCGAGCAGGCCGCGCACGCGATGCGCTATCTCGCCAGCGCCTCGGCCGGGATGATGCGCCCGCTGCCCGGCATTTTGCTCGCCGACGAAGAGCTCGCGGTCGAGCCCACCCACATGACAATCGTCGGACACAAGGACGACGCCCGCGCGAAAAACCTTCATGCCCTGGCCCGTGCGCTGCCGGCCCGCTACAAGCGGCTGGAGTGGCTGGATCTGCGCGAGGGCAAATTACCCAACCCCGACGTCGAATATCCCGACCTCGGCGAACCCGCGGCATTCGCCTGCAGCAACCGCATCTGTTCGTTTCCCTCCTTCAACGCCGAGGAGCTGCGCGCCACGGTGGCGCAGATGGCAAAGCTGAAGCCTGTGCGTGGATAG
- a CDS encoding DoxX family protein: protein MYFIVHLLILLPAQIASHFSWVGPLIMRLIVGYTFMLTGWGKLNNLAQVTENFISWGIPLPKILTPFVSGVEFFGGAMLILGLFTRIPAAMLAVVMVVAIRSAKWGDVDSLETLLGFEEAAYFAGFMWLAICGPGAASLDRLLVNAAGHSEKST from the coding sequence ATGTATTTCATCGTCCATCTGCTCATCCTGCTGCCTGCGCAGATCGCGTCGCATTTTTCCTGGGTCGGCCCCCTGATCATGCGGCTCATCGTCGGTTACACCTTCATGCTGACCGGCTGGGGCAAGCTCAATAATCTGGCGCAGGTGACCGAAAACTTTATCAGTTGGGGCATTCCGCTTCCCAAAATACTTACTCCTTTTGTGTCGGGCGTCGAATTTTTCGGCGGTGCGATGCTGATCCTCGGCCTGTTCACGCGAATCCCGGCCGCGATGCTGGCGGTGGTCATGGTGGTCGCCATCAGGTCGGCGAAATGGGGCGACGTCGATTCGCTGGAGACGCTGCTCGGCTTCGAGGAGGCGGCCTACTTCGCCGGCTTCATGTGGTTGGCGATCTGCGGTCCCGGCGCGGCGTCACTGGACCGGCTGCTGGTGAATGCGGCCGGCCACAGCGAGAAATCGACCTGA